The Halopseudomonas sabulinigri genome window below encodes:
- a CDS encoding KamA family radical SAM protein has protein sequence MPNSNILAIATPDAPTFDANNVSHQRFKVFTAKQLNQIPQLQSLSPDQRFEMQVVASVLPFRVNQYVIDELINWQNVPQDPIFQLTFPQRGMLKPEHYDRVAEALSNGADQPTLKSIISEVRAELNPHPAGQLEHNIPTLNGAVVEGLQHKYRETVLFFPSSGQVCHSYCTFCFRWAQFVGDKDLKIAARESNQLQDYLREHPEVTDVLVTGGDPLVMKTRNLRAYLEPLLSAEFAHIRTIRIGSKALTFWPQRVVTDDDAEDLLALFREIQAAGKHLALMAHYNHWQELEPEIAREAIRRVRETGAQIRAQGPLLAHINDSAEVWARLWQTQVELGIIPYYMFVERDTGARHYFEVPLIKAWEIYRDALQSVSGIARTARGPSMSSHPGKVEIQGVTEIHGEKVIALRMIQGRNPDWVQRPFFAKYNAEATWLNHLEPAFGEKSFFFDD, from the coding sequence ATGCCGAACTCCAATATCCTGGCGATTGCCACGCCGGACGCGCCGACCTTTGACGCCAACAACGTCAGCCATCAACGCTTCAAGGTGTTTACCGCCAAGCAGTTGAATCAGATTCCCCAGTTACAGTCACTCAGCCCGGACCAACGCTTCGAGATGCAGGTGGTGGCCAGCGTACTGCCCTTTCGCGTCAATCAGTATGTGATTGACGAACTGATCAACTGGCAGAACGTACCCCAGGATCCGATTTTTCAGCTCACCTTCCCCCAGCGCGGCATGCTCAAACCCGAGCACTACGACCGGGTCGCCGAAGCGCTGAGCAATGGCGCTGATCAACCGACGCTCAAGAGCATCATCAGCGAGGTACGCGCGGAGCTGAATCCGCATCCTGCCGGCCAGCTGGAGCACAACATTCCCACGCTCAACGGTGCAGTGGTTGAAGGCCTGCAGCATAAATACCGCGAGACGGTATTGTTCTTTCCCAGCTCGGGTCAGGTCTGCCACAGCTACTGCACCTTCTGTTTCCGCTGGGCGCAGTTCGTCGGCGACAAGGATCTGAAGATCGCCGCGCGTGAATCCAACCAGTTGCAGGATTACCTGCGTGAACACCCGGAAGTGACCGACGTTCTGGTGACCGGTGGTGATCCGCTGGTGATGAAAACGCGCAACCTGCGCGCTTACCTGGAACCGCTGCTGAGCGCGGAGTTTGCGCATATTCGCACCATTCGCATCGGCTCCAAGGCCCTGACGTTCTGGCCCCAACGGGTGGTCACCGATGACGACGCCGAAGACCTGCTCGCGCTGTTCCGCGAGATTCAGGCCGCTGGCAAGCACCTGGCGCTGATGGCGCACTACAACCATTGGCAGGAGCTGGAGCCCGAGATCGCCCGCGAAGCGATCCGCCGCGTGCGCGAAACCGGCGCGCAGATCCGCGCCCAGGGGCCGCTGCTGGCGCACATCAACGACAGTGCCGAGGTCTGGGCACGGCTGTGGCAGACTCAGGTCGAGCTGGGGATTATTCCCTACTACATGTTTGTCGAACGTGACACCGGCGCGCGCCACTACTTTGAGGTGCCGCTGATCAAGGCGTGGGAAATTTACCGCGACGCCCTGCAAAGCGTCTCGGGCATCGCGCGTACCGCTCGCGGCCCATCCATGAGTTCACATCCCGGCAAGGTCGAAATTCAGGGCGTGACGGAAATCCACGGCGAGAAGGTGATCGCCCTGCGCATGATCCAGGGCCGCAACCCGGACTGGGTGCAACGCCCCTTCTTTGCCAAATACAACGCGGAGGCCACCTGGCTCAATCACCTCGAGCCGGCCTTTGGGGAAAAGTCGTTTTTCTTCGACGACTGA
- the thiI gene encoding tRNA uracil 4-sulfurtransferase ThiI produces MKLIIKFFPEITIKSRQVRKRFVAQLKANLKRLLRDIDPDARVNGNWDSLEVNLGADPALQQRCIERLKNTPGIAHCHEVHEYPLGTLDELAELCVATLGEQVRGKWFSVRCKRVGTHDFSSQDVGIKVGSALNQRCGAAGVSLKAPEVVVQIEIRNERVFLIQARHQGMGGFPLGTMEPVLSLLSGGFDSTVASYQMLQRGLLPHFVFFNLGGRAHELGVRQVAHYLWERYAASHRLRFVSVPFEGVVAEILQNVENSQMGVVLKRMMLRAADRVAYRLNIDALVTGEAIAQVASQTLPNLSVIDNAAERFVIRPLITTAKLDIIDTARRIGTLEFSSSMPEYCGVISVGPAIRTTLAKVEEVEACFDFDVLKEAVQNASYSDCSELDQVPEGGAEVEVVSTALAGQVVLDIRPPDEQEARPLKLDGVEVKPVPFYSLSSAFATLDDSRAYLLYCEKGVMSHLHAQYLLDSGHGNVRVLRLPKQ; encoded by the coding sequence ATGAAACTGATCATCAAATTCTTCCCCGAAATCACCATCAAATCCCGCCAGGTGCGCAAGCGCTTCGTGGCCCAGCTGAAAGCGAACCTGAAGCGTCTGTTGCGCGATATTGACCCGGATGCCCGGGTCAATGGCAATTGGGATAGCCTGGAGGTCAACCTGGGCGCTGATCCGGCGTTGCAGCAGCGCTGCATTGAGCGGCTGAAAAACACGCCCGGCATAGCGCATTGTCATGAGGTGCACGAATACCCTTTGGGCACGCTGGATGAGCTGGCAGAGCTGTGTGTCGCCACGCTGGGCGAGCAGGTGCGTGGCAAGTGGTTTTCGGTACGCTGCAAGCGCGTAGGGACGCATGATTTCAGCTCGCAGGATGTCGGCATCAAGGTCGGTAGCGCGCTGAATCAGCGCTGCGGCGCTGCCGGGGTTTCGCTGAAGGCACCCGAGGTCGTGGTGCAGATTGAGATTCGTAATGAGCGGGTGTTCCTGATCCAGGCACGACATCAGGGCATGGGTGGTTTCCCGCTGGGCACCATGGAGCCGGTGTTGAGCCTGCTTTCTGGTGGCTTCGACTCTACCGTAGCCAGCTACCAGATGCTGCAGCGTGGCCTGTTGCCCCACTTTGTGTTCTTTAACCTGGGTGGTCGCGCCCATGAGTTGGGCGTGCGCCAGGTTGCGCACTATTTGTGGGAGCGTTATGCCGCCAGCCATCGCCTGCGCTTCGTCAGCGTGCCCTTTGAAGGGGTGGTTGCGGAAATCCTGCAGAACGTGGAAAACAGCCAGATGGGCGTGGTGCTCAAGCGCATGATGCTGCGCGCCGCGGACCGAGTGGCTTACCGCCTGAATATCGATGCGCTGGTCACCGGCGAGGCCATCGCTCAGGTCGCCAGTCAGACCCTGCCCAACCTGAGCGTGATCGACAACGCCGCTGAACGCTTTGTGATCCGCCCGCTGATCACCACCGCCAAGCTGGATATCATCGATACCGCGCGGCGCATTGGCACATTGGAGTTTTCCAGCAGCATGCCGGAGTACTGCGGCGTGATCTCGGTGGGCCCGGCCATCCGTACTACGCTAGCCAAGGTAGAAGAGGTTGAGGCCTGCTTTGATTTTGACGTGCTCAAGGAAGCGGTGCAGAACGCCAGTTACAGCGATTGCAGTGAGCTCGATCAGGTGCCGGAGGGCGGTGCTGAGGTCGAGGTGGTAAGTACCGCATTGGCTGGGCAGGTGGTACTCGACATCCGTCCCCCCGACGAGCAAGAAGCGCGGCCGCTGAAGTTGGACGGCGTCGAGGTCAAACCGGTGCCGTTCTATAGCCTGAGCAGTGCTTTCGCAACGCTGGATGATTCGCGCGCCTACCTGTTGTATTGCGAAAAGGGGGTGATGAGCCACCTGCATGCGCAATATTTACTCGATTCCGGGCACGGCAACGTGCGAGTGCTGCGACTGCCGAAGCAGTGA
- a CDS encoding alpha/beta hydrolase family protein, giving the protein MSSVAMANNPPPVDPGTGEGYQRGPDPTVSFLEAARGQYSVETERVSALVGGFGGGTIHYPEDATGTMGAIVVIPGFVSAESSIEWWGPKLASYGFVVMTIDTNTGFDQPPSRATQINAALDYLVDQNTDNGSPVQGMIDVNRLGVVGWSMGGGGTIRVASEGRIKAAIPLAPWDTSSLYARRAEAPTLIFACEADVIAPVGQHASPFYNALPSDIDKAFVELNNGTHYCGNGGGTNDDVLGRLGVSWMKMYLDEDTRYKQFLCGPNHESDYSISEYRGNCVY; this is encoded by the coding sequence ATGTCCTCGGTTGCTATGGCGAACAACCCGCCACCGGTAGACCCGGGTACCGGCGAAGGTTATCAGCGCGGCCCCGACCCGACTGTGAGCTTCCTGGAGGCGGCGCGCGGTCAATACTCGGTTGAAACAGAGCGTGTTTCAGCCCTGGTCGGTGGCTTCGGTGGTGGCACCATTCATTACCCTGAAGACGCGACCGGTACCATGGGCGCCATCGTGGTTATTCCAGGTTTTGTTTCGGCTGAGTCTTCGATCGAATGGTGGGGGCCGAAGCTGGCGTCATACGGTTTTGTGGTGATGACTATCGATACCAATACCGGCTTTGATCAGCCGCCAAGCCGTGCGACTCAGATCAATGCCGCGCTGGATTACCTGGTCGATCAGAACACCGACAACGGGAGCCCGGTGCAGGGCATGATCGACGTCAACCGCCTGGGCGTTGTGGGTTGGTCCATGGGTGGCGGCGGGACTATTCGTGTCGCCAGCGAGGGTCGGATCAAGGCAGCCATTCCGCTGGCGCCCTGGGATACCAGCAGTCTCTATGCGCGCCGTGCCGAGGCGCCAACGCTGATCTTCGCTTGTGAAGCCGATGTGATCGCGCCGGTTGGCCAGCACGCATCGCCGTTCTACAACGCGTTGCCCTCTGATATCGATAAGGCCTTCGTCGAGCTCAACAATGGTACCCATTATTGCGGCAACGGCGGTGGCACCAACGACGACGTGCTGGGCCGTCTGGGCGTTTCCTGGATGAAAATGTACCTCGACGAGGATACCCGCTATAAGCAGTTCCTCTGTGGCCCGAACCACGAGTCCGACTACAGCATTTCTGAGTACCGTGGTAACTGCGTCTACTAA
- a CDS encoding alpha/beta hydrolase family protein produces MTMMPKKAFRAMVASAALLCALPAFATNPTPPPTDPGNGNSSYQRGPAPSVSFLEASRGQHSVSTERVSSLVSGFGGGTIHYPTGTTGTMAAVVVIPGFVSAESSIDWWGPKLASYGFVVMTIDTNSGFDQPGSRATQINNALDYLVDQNTRTGSPVRGKIDTNRLGVVGWSMGGGGTIRVAGQGRIKAAIPLAPWDTSSYYARRVEAPTLIFACESDIIAPVGQHASPFYNALPSDIDKAFVEINNGSHYCGNGGGTNNDVLGRLGVSWMKLHLDEDDRYKQFLCGPNHESDYSISEYRGNCPY; encoded by the coding sequence ATGACTATGATGCCCAAAAAAGCATTTCGCGCCATGGTGGCCAGCGCAGCGCTGCTGTGCGCACTGCCGGCCTTTGCAACCAACCCCACGCCACCCCCGACTGATCCGGGCAATGGCAACTCCAGCTACCAACGTGGCCCGGCTCCGAGCGTAAGCTTCCTTGAGGCCAGCCGGGGTCAGCACAGCGTCTCAACCGAGCGGGTTTCCAGCCTGGTAAGCGGCTTTGGCGGCGGTACCATCCATTACCCCACTGGCACCACCGGCACCATGGCGGCTGTGGTGGTCATTCCTGGCTTTGTGTCAGCTGAATCGTCGATCGACTGGTGGGGGCCGAAACTGGCGTCCTATGGCTTCGTGGTCATGACCATCGATACCAATTCCGGTTTCGACCAGCCAGGTAGTCGTGCCACTCAGATCAACAATGCACTGGATTATCTGGTAGACCAGAATACCCGCACCGGTAGCCCGGTCCGCGGCAAGATCGACACCAACCGCCTGGGCGTGGTTGGCTGGTCTATGGGTGGCGGCGGCACCATTCGTGTTGCCGGTCAGGGCCGCATCAAGGCTGCGATTCCGTTGGCCCCCTGGGATACCTCCAGCTACTACGCGCGCCGCGTAGAAGCGCCTACGCTGATTTTCGCCTGCGAGTCGGACATCATCGCACCGGTAGGCCAGCACGCGTCACCCTTCTACAACGCGCTGCCGTCGGATATCGACAAAGCTTTTGTTGAAATCAACAACGGTAGCCATTACTGCGGTAACGGTGGCGGCACCAACAACGACGTGCTGGGTCGCTTGGGTGTGTCCTGGATGAAGCTGCACCTGGACGAGGATGACCGTTACAAGCAGTTCCTTTGCGGTCCTAACCACGAGTCTGATTACAGCATTTCCGAGTACCGCGGCAACTGCCCGTACTAA
- a CDS encoding DinB family protein, which yields MPQQPYATLAAYNQWMNQRLYALCETLPEAEYRLDRGAFFHSIHGTLNHLLLADRVWFGRFTGQPFNVPSLDTELYATLAELRVARAQLDQQIIDWVATLSEHRIAGEFSYTSLINPQPRRYPMSVVLSHFFNHQTHHRGQLTTLLSQCGTDPGLTDLIHMPGVALVTPEWQEEN from the coding sequence ATGCCGCAGCAACCCTATGCCACGCTCGCAGCCTATAACCAATGGATGAATCAGCGCCTTTACGCGCTCTGCGAGACTTTGCCCGAGGCGGAGTACCGTCTTGATCGTGGCGCCTTTTTCCATTCCATTCACGGTACGCTCAACCATCTGCTGCTGGCCGATCGGGTCTGGTTCGGCCGCTTCACCGGTCAGCCCTTCAATGTGCCCTCGCTGGATACCGAGCTTTACGCCACGCTGGCCGAGCTGCGCGTCGCGCGCGCACAGCTTGACCAGCAGATCATCGATTGGGTGGCGACGCTGAGCGAGCACCGCATCGCCGGTGAGTTCAGCTACACCAGCCTGATAAACCCACAGCCGCGCCGTTATCCGATGTCGGTGGTGCTCAGCCACTTCTTCAATCACCAGACCCATCACCGTGGGCAGCTCACCACGCTGTTGTCGCAATGTGGAACCGATCCCGGTTTGACCGATCTTATTCATATGCCGGGCGTTGCCCTGGTAACCCCCGAATGGCAAGAGGAGAACTGA
- the typA gene encoding translational GTPase TypA: MIENLRNIAIIAHVDHGKTTLVDALLRQSGTLDRKELDSERIMDSNDQEKERGITILAKNTAINWNGYHINIVDTPGHADFGGEVERVMSMVDSVLLLVDAVDGPMPQTRFVTQKAFQAGLRPIVVVNKIDRPGARPDWVIDQVFDLFDSLGATDEQLDFPFVYASAINGIAGMDPEEMSEDLTPLFQTVVDRVPSPDVDLDGPFQMQISALDYNSFLGVIGIGRIRRGKIKANSPVTSIDASGKKRNGRILKIMGHHGLQRVEVEEAQAGDIICISGFDPLFISDTLCDQQNVEAMPALTVDEPTVSMTFQVNDSPFAGKEGKFVTSRNIKERLEKELLHNVALRVEEGDSADKFKVSGRGELHLSVLIETMRREGFELGISRPEVVIKEVDGEKQEPYENVIIDIEEQHQGPIMEQMGLRKGDLSNMVPDGKGRIRLEYTIPARGLIGFRNTFLTMTSGSGIMTSTFSHYGAVKLGDVGQRQNGVLVSMATGKALTYSLETLQDRGKLFLEPGQDIYEGQLAGIHSRDNDLVINPTKGKKLDNMRASGKDETIALVPPIKFTLEQALEFIDDDELVEVTPKSIRLRKKLLNENERKRANKG; this comes from the coding sequence GTGATCGAGAATCTCCGTAATATCGCCATTATCGCCCACGTTGACCACGGTAAAACTACCCTGGTTGATGCCCTCCTGCGCCAGTCCGGCACGCTGGACCGCAAGGAGCTGGACTCTGAGCGCATCATGGACTCAAACGACCAGGAAAAGGAACGCGGCATTACCATCCTGGCGAAGAACACCGCCATCAACTGGAACGGTTACCACATCAACATCGTCGACACCCCCGGCCACGCCGACTTTGGTGGCGAAGTTGAGCGGGTAATGTCCATGGTTGACTCGGTACTGCTGCTGGTTGATGCGGTTGACGGCCCCATGCCGCAAACCCGCTTCGTAACCCAGAAAGCCTTCCAGGCCGGTCTGCGCCCCATCGTGGTGGTAAACAAGATCGACCGTCCGGGCGCGCGCCCTGACTGGGTGATCGATCAGGTATTCGATCTGTTCGACAGCCTGGGTGCTACCGACGAGCAGCTGGACTTCCCCTTCGTTTATGCCTCCGCGATCAACGGCATTGCCGGTATGGATCCCGAAGAGATGTCCGAAGACCTGACGCCGCTGTTCCAGACCGTGGTTGACCGCGTGCCGTCGCCAGACGTCGATCTGGACGGCCCTTTCCAGATGCAGATTTCCGCGCTGGACTACAACAGCTTCCTCGGTGTGATCGGCATTGGCCGCATCCGTCGTGGCAAGATCAAGGCCAACAGCCCGGTCACCTCAATCGACGCCAGCGGCAAGAAGCGTAACGGCCGTATCCTCAAGATCATGGGTCACCACGGTCTGCAGCGCGTCGAAGTAGAAGAAGCGCAAGCTGGCGACATCATCTGCATCAGCGGCTTCGATCCGCTGTTCATCTCCGACACCCTGTGCGACCAGCAGAACGTCGAAGCCATGCCCGCTCTGACCGTAGACGAGCCCACCGTGAGCATGACCTTCCAGGTCAACGACTCACCGTTCGCTGGCAAGGAAGGCAAATTCGTCACCAGCCGCAACATCAAAGAGCGTCTGGAAAAAGAACTGCTGCACAACGTGGCACTGCGCGTTGAAGAAGGCGACAGCGCTGACAAGTTCAAGGTCTCCGGTCGTGGCGAGCTGCACCTGTCGGTACTGATTGAAACCATGCGCCGTGAAGGCTTCGAGCTGGGGATTTCCCGCCCGGAAGTGGTTATCAAGGAAGTCGACGGTGAAAAGCAGGAGCCCTACGAGAACGTCATCATCGACATCGAAGAGCAGCACCAGGGTCCGATCATGGAGCAGATGGGTCTGCGCAAGGGCGATCTGTCCAACATGGTCCCGGATGGCAAGGGCCGTATTCGCCTGGAATACACCATCCCGGCGCGTGGCCTGATCGGCTTCCGCAACACCTTCCTGACAATGACCTCGGGTTCCGGCATCATGACCAGTACCTTCAGCCACTACGGTGCGGTCAAGCTGGGTGATGTGGGCCAGCGTCAGAATGGCGTGCTGGTTTCCATGGCCACCGGCAAGGCGCTGACCTACTCGCTGGAAACCCTGCAGGATCGCGGCAAGCTGTTCCTGGAGCCGGGTCAGGATATCTATGAAGGTCAGCTGGCCGGTATTCACAGCCGTGACAACGACCTGGTGATCAACCCGACCAAGGGCAAGAAACTCGACAACATGCGTGCCTCGGGCAAGGATGAAACCATTGCCCTGGTGCCGCCGATCAAGTTTACCCTGGAGCAGGCGCTGGAGTTCATTGACGACGACGAGCTGGTAGAAGTGACGCCCAAGTCGATTCGTCTGCGCAAGAAGTTGCTCAACGAAAACGAGCGTAAGCGCGCCAACAAGGGCTAA
- a CDS encoding DUF924 family protein: protein MAAVDEVLEFWFTELKPVQWWRKDPGLDRFIRERFGSLHERAERAELVNWRSTPLGRLAEIIVLDQFSRNIWRDTPRAFASDGMALVLAQEAVAEGIDQQLPVKLRAFMYMPFMHSESLRIHEQAVKLFSTPGLEDNLRSELQHKRIIERFGRYPHRNGILLRPTTAEEAAFLQTDDSSF, encoded by the coding sequence GTGGCGGCAGTGGATGAGGTGCTTGAATTCTGGTTTACCGAGTTGAAGCCGGTGCAGTGGTGGCGCAAGGACCCGGGGCTGGATCGCTTCATTCGTGAACGTTTTGGTTCGCTGCACGAGCGCGCCGAGCGCGCGGAGCTGGTGAACTGGCGCAGCACGCCGCTGGGCCGTCTGGCCGAGATCATTGTGCTCGATCAGTTTTCACGCAACATCTGGCGCGATACACCGCGCGCCTTCGCCAGTGATGGTATGGCCCTGGTGCTGGCGCAGGAGGCCGTTGCGGAGGGTATCGACCAGCAGTTGCCGGTCAAGCTCCGAGCTTTCATGTATATGCCTTTCATGCACAGCGAGTCGCTGCGTATTCATGAGCAGGCGGTCAAGTTGTTCAGCACGCCTGGCCTGGAGGATAACCTGCGCTCGGAGTTGCAGCACAAGCGCATCATCGAGCGCTTTGGCCGATACCCGCATCGCAACGGCATTCTGCTGCGACCTACCACGGCGGAAGAGGCGGCCTTTCTACAAACCGACGATTCCAGCTTCTGA
- a CDS encoding VOC family protein, with translation MFSYITLGTRDLQSSIGFYDPVMAALGIQRCATPGEEVDWQGWAGWGLYRDQGAEELALWLCEPFNGQPPSVGNGSMVALKASNWAQVRAFHAAALANGGSSEGEPALRPQYNPDFYSAYVRDPDGNKLAVVCRGFTAEPG, from the coding sequence ATGTTTTCCTATATAACCCTGGGCACCCGCGATCTGCAGAGCAGCATTGGTTTTTACGATCCGGTGATGGCGGCGCTGGGCATACAACGTTGTGCTACGCCAGGTGAGGAGGTCGATTGGCAGGGTTGGGCGGGTTGGGGGTTGTACCGTGATCAGGGGGCCGAGGAGTTGGCGCTATGGCTGTGCGAACCGTTCAACGGTCAGCCGCCCAGCGTAGGCAATGGCAGCATGGTGGCGCTGAAAGCCAGCAACTGGGCTCAGGTGCGTGCCTTTCATGCGGCGGCGTTGGCCAACGGCGGCAGCAGCGAGGGCGAACCGGCGTTGCGGCCGCAGTATAATCCGGATTTTTACAGCGCTTATGTCCGCGACCCCGATGGCAACAAACTGGCCGTGGTATGTCGCGGTTTTACCGCCGAGCCGGGGTAG
- a CDS encoding PhzF family phenazine biosynthesis protein, translated as MPLPIYQVDAFTDTLFKGNYAAVVPLPQWLPDELMQVIAAENNLSETAFVVAQSAGRYSIRWFSPWSEIDFCGHATLASAFILFRLHPELTQLTFNAAAVGDLVVTQDASARINMRFPRLDPQPVTEAPTALLAGLSLPPQQVLVNRQAWFAVYAEEQSVLQVEQDPEQLKQLAPRDVVVTAPGRQSDCVSRYFWPANGGLEDMVTGSIHAGLAPYWADRLGKRELLAIQASSRGGRLDCVVAPDHVQISGHAVLYLEGQIHLP; from the coding sequence ATGCCGTTGCCGATTTATCAGGTCGATGCCTTCACCGATACCCTCTTCAAGGGCAATTACGCCGCCGTGGTACCGCTGCCCCAGTGGCTGCCAGACGAGCTGATGCAGGTCATTGCGGCAGAGAACAACCTGTCTGAGACCGCCTTTGTGGTTGCGCAGTCGGCGGGGCGTTACAGCATTCGCTGGTTCTCACCCTGGAGCGAAATCGACTTCTGCGGTCATGCGACCCTGGCCAGCGCCTTTATCTTGTTTCGCCTGCATCCTGAGCTGACCCAGCTGACCTTTAACGCCGCTGCAGTGGGTGACCTTGTGGTGACGCAGGATGCCTCGGCGCGCATCAATATGCGCTTTCCCAGGCTCGACCCGCAGCCGGTGACCGAGGCGCCTACTGCGTTGCTGGCCGGGCTGTCACTGCCGCCCCAGCAGGTGCTGGTCAACCGTCAGGCCTGGTTTGCCGTCTATGCAGAGGAACAGAGCGTGCTGCAGGTCGAGCAGGACCCCGAGCAATTGAAGCAGCTGGCCCCGCGTGATGTGGTGGTGACCGCGCCCGGGCGCCAAAGCGACTGCGTTTCACGTTACTTCTGGCCTGCCAACGGTGGCCTCGAAGATATGGTCACCGGATCGATCCACGCCGGTCTCGCGCCCTATTGGGCGGACCGTTTGGGCAAGCGCGAGCTGCTGGCGATTCAGGCCTCCAGCCGCGGTGGTCGGCTGGACTGCGTGGTCGCGCCCGATCACGTGCAGATCAGCGGTCATGCGGTACTCTACCTGGAAGGCCAGATTCACCTTCCCTGA
- the glnA gene encoding glutamate--ammonia ligase, producing MSKTMQLIKEYDVKWVDLRFTDTKGKQQHVTMPARDVKDDFFEEGKMFDGSSIAGWKGIEASDMILMPDDSTAVMDPFTEEPTLILVCDIIEPSTMQGYERDPRGIAKRCEEYLKSTGIGDTVFVGPEPEFFVFDEVKFKSDISGSMFKIYSEQASWNTDGDFETGNKGHRPGVKGGYFPVPPVDHDHEVRTAMCNAMEEMGLTIEVHHHEVATAGQNEIGVMFNTLVAKGDEVQTLKYCVHNVADAFGKTATFMPKPLYGDNGSGMHVHMSIAKDGKNTFAGEGYSGLSDTALYFIGGIIKHGKALNAFTNPSTNSYKRLVPGFEAPVMLAYSARNRSASIRIPYVSSPKARRIEARFPDPAANPYLCFAALLMAGLDGIQNKIHPGDAADKNLYDLPPEEANQIPQVCGSLKEALESLDADREFLTKGDVFTNDFIDAYMELKSAEEIKVRTFVHPLEYDLYYSC from the coding sequence ATGTCGAAAACGATGCAACTGATCAAAGAGTATGACGTGAAGTGGGTTGACCTGCGCTTCACTGATACCAAAGGCAAGCAGCAGCACGTCACTATGCCTGCTCGTGATGTCAAAGATGACTTCTTCGAAGAAGGCAAGATGTTCGACGGTTCCTCTATTGCTGGCTGGAAAGGCATCGAAGCTTCCGACATGATCCTCATGCCCGATGACAGCACCGCGGTCATGGACCCCTTCACCGAAGAGCCTACTCTGATCCTGGTTTGCGACATCATCGAGCCTTCTACCATGCAAGGCTACGAGCGCGACCCACGCGGCATCGCCAAGCGTTGCGAAGAGTATCTGAAGTCCACCGGCATCGGTGACACCGTCTTTGTTGGCCCAGAGCCTGAATTCTTCGTTTTCGACGAAGTGAAGTTCAAGTCCGACATCTCTGGCTCCATGTTCAAGATCTACTCCGAGCAGGCCTCCTGGAACACTGACGGCGACTTCGAAACTGGCAACAAGGGCCACCGCCCTGGCGTTAAAGGTGGTTACTTCCCGGTTCCTCCGGTCGACCACGATCACGAAGTCCGTACTGCCATGTGTAATGCCATGGAAGAAATGGGCCTGACCATCGAAGTTCATCACCACGAAGTGGCAACTGCTGGTCAGAACGAAATCGGCGTCATGTTCAACACGCTGGTAGCCAAGGGCGACGAAGTACAGACCCTGAAGTACTGCGTACACAACGTTGCCGACGCTTTCGGCAAGACCGCTACCTTCATGCCCAAGCCACTGTACGGTGACAACGGCTCCGGTATGCACGTACACATGTCTATCGCCAAAGACGGCAAGAACACCTTCGCTGGCGAAGGCTACTCCGGCCTTTCCGACACTGCCCTGTACTTCATTGGCGGTATCATCAAGCACGGTAAGGCACTGAACGCGTTCACCAACCCGTCTACCAACAGCTACAAGCGTCTGGTCCCTGGCTTCGAAGCTCCGGTCATGCTGGCGTACTCCGCCCGCAACCGTTCCGCCTCGATCCGTATTCCTTACGTTTCCAGCCCGAAAGCCCGCCGCATCGAAGCACGCTTCCCTGATCCGGCTGCCAACCCCTACCTGTGCTTCGCGGCACTGCTGATGGCTGGCCTGGACGGTATCCAGAACAAGATCCACCCTGGCGATGCTGCCGATAAGAACCTGTATGACTTGCCGCCGGAAGAAGCGAATCAGATCCCACAGGTTTGCGGTAGCCTGAAAGAGGCACTGGAGTCTCTGGACGCTGACCGCGAGTTCCTGACCAAGGGCGATGTCTTCACCAATGACTTCATCGACGCCTACATGGAGCTCAAGAGCGCCGAAGAGATCAAGGTTCGCACCTTCGTTCACCCGCTGGAATACGACCTGTATTACAGCTGCTGA